The segment aacaaataaataaataaacataaatgcatGCATTCATACATACAATTGATAAATCTAATCTTggccaaaaaaacccaaaacaaaataaaagaaaacaaaaaaaacacaaccccAAAAGCCCAAAGGAACCTTTAGTTTACTACATTTCTATAcgcttagaaaaaaaatttctgaggccaggcatggtggctcatgcctgtaatcccagcactttgggaggccgaggcaggtggatcacgaggtcaggagtttgagaccagcctggccaacatggtgaaaccccatctctactgaaaatacaaaaattagctgggcgtggtggcgggtgcctgtaaacccagctacttgggaggctgaggcaggagaatcgcttgaacccaggaggcggaggttgtggtgagccgagatagtgccactgcactctagcctgggtaacagagtgagactccatctcgaaaaaaaaaaaaaaaaaaagaaaaatttctggcCGTAGAGAGGAAGGTGAGATAGTAATCCTAGAGCATTACCTGTGACTCTCTAGTACTTCAGATGCCCCTAGTCTCAAACTGGAATGCAGCACCCTCAGTACATACTAATTTCTCTCCATAACCTATTATGGACCTATCATTATTTGATTCATTGAAACCCTTTGAGCTTGTACTACCTCTAGGGATAATGGATATAttacatagtggtgaagtctgggatttAATGTACTCATGACCagataatgtacattgtacccatcaGGTAACTAATTATCCCTcaccacacacccccaccccccgccacccTCCTACTCTTCCAAGTCTTCCATGTATATTATTCTACACCCTATACTTATGTGTACACATGAAATGattattaaaagtattataagagcatgattttttaaatgatataaaaagtataaatgcttattgtaaaaattcaaacaaaagagaaaagtgtAAATAAGAAAAGTCCAAGTCTCCCCTCATAGGTGAATTTTCTATGTACATAGATATGGTGATAgtatgggagtgtgtgtgtgtgtatagttctgCATACATAGAATTATACTGCTCTTGGCataacctgcttttttttttcaactgagcAATGTATACAAACAATATATTGCAGCTTTTCCAAATCCAGTCAATATACCTATGTCTTCATTTTTAGAGAATGCTCAATATTCCATTCCTCTGTGGATGACATATTCCCCCATAACTTCCTTGTTCCCAAGGAAAAGGGAACTCAGGcatttttgtgtcttcatttGAAAGCTTCCTCATACCTTTGATAATTGTGGTTGCCATTCCTTCTCCCTTTGAAATCAGGTTTCTTGAAAAATGAAGTATTTGTCTCCTTGAAACTGTGATAACTGTAGGAAGCAGTTTGTCACTTAATTTGCCTCACTTCGAGTTCACAGGTTGTTTTGGTGTTCAGTTTGGCTTTGTTTTAGAGTGGATAGGGAAAGGGCCCAGAAAGTCAGATATTGGTAGTTTTTAGGCCACTGGGGGATCTGGACTCAGTGACTgctatagttcttttttttttttttttttttgagatggagtttcactcttgttgcccaggctggagtgcaatggcgtgatctcggctcaccacaacctccacctcctgggttcaagcgattctcctgcctcagccacctgagtagctgggattacaggcatgtgccatcacacccagctaattttgtatttttagtagagacagggtttctccaagttgatcagactggtctcaaactcccaacctcaggtgatccgtccacctcagcctcccaaagtgttgtgattacaggcatgagccattgcacccggccctaTTGCTGTAGTTTTTTTGTCTGCAGAGTCCTCAGGTCACACATGGAGGTGGCTTGGCAACCCGGACAGGGAGACGGGGGAAATGAGGAATTCAGGCagtaaaaaaacagcaaaaaggagCATATCGAGGAAACTTCTAGAGTGCCTCCTGGGGATTCGCAAAGTCCACAATCAGCCTGTGCCAATCTGTTGTTCTCTGTTGCTGGCTGGGCTTGGATGTAGTAATTCTGGAAAGACTTGCTTGGAGAACACTTGATGTTATAGAACAAATCACATTACAGTAAACTATTCCTGTTCTTTTATGGTATCAATAAACTGTTTCTGTACTTTTATAGCATCAAACGTTTAAAATAGGTGGGCCTTGAGCAAAGGACCAGAAGCCTCTTTTGCACTAgaaatgtgttaatttttgttgttacttTTGAAATGTCATGTGGTGTGTCTCAGAAAATGCTGATGTGGCATCCTGCCATATTCCAGCAATAAATTCAGTTTACCATTGGCTAAACCAAGTTATAACCTAAGCCAATATGCACTGAAAAAGCTGTTGTGTTAGTTCAGACTGAAAGGAAGAATGGACCCAAGTACCCTTACATAATAGCTTAGGGGATCGGCTTTCCTGCATTCTGCCTTCTGTTGCCCACCTTCCTTCTCAGTTCTTCATCTTTTTCCCTCTCctacctcccttctccctcctccttttcccctcccttcctcaccgttcttcctttttctccatcttcTTCCACCTCACCCAGACAAGCAGGCCGTGACTTGATTGGTTAATCGCTGTCCAGTATAGGGAGTCCTTAAAAGGCAATTTTGGGTTCAGGCACTGGTCCAGTCAGTTGGAGCCAGTGGAACATTTTGTTTTCCTGGAATATATGTTTGCTTTTCTCAGAGGGAGCAGTAGGGGGCAATGTAATTGCTAGATGCTTTTAATACTTGAGGCCTATCTATTTAATAGTTAAGTGAATTATTTTGGTACACTTGTATATTTtacttggtgttttttttttttttttttttttttttgagacagtttcgctcttgttgcccaggctggagtgcaatggcacaatctcgactcacgcaacctccgcctcctgggttcaagtaattctgctgccttagcctcctgagtagctgggattacaggcatgcgccaccacgaccagctaattttgtatttttgtttagaagagatagggtttctctatgttggtcaggctggtctcgaactcccgacctcaggtgatcctcctgcctcggtctcccaaagtgctgggattacaggcgttgagccaccgtgcctggcctacttgtTTTTTTATGTGacagaaaatgtattaaaatactcTGAAAGCTGTAAAACTATGTAATATGAAGATGTCTTATGAAAAATGTTATATCTTATTGAAACCATCTAGTGGGGCTAGgcaccgtaatcccagcactttgggaggccaaggtgggataattgcttaaggccaggagtttgagaccagcctgggcaacatagcaagacctcatttctacaaaattaaaaaaaaaaaaaaaaaaccaggcatagtggtagggtctgtagtcctagctacttgggaggctgaggcagtaggatcacttgagtccaggaggtcaaggctgcagtgagctatgatcacaccactgcactccagcctggatgacagagcaagacctgtctctttaaaaaaaaaaaaactattaaaaacaaacaaacaaaaaaccacctggTGAAATAAAGCCTGTCTTCTTGTTTTTGGAATCATGTAgcaaaatgtaaatgaataagtTTATGATGATAAGTAGaacttttaaattcaatttactatttttaatgtaaattgttAGGCTTGTTTCAAATAGCTTTGTATGGGTTTTTAGTTAATGAAAAATTTCCAAACGTATTTCTCTATCTCAATCAAAAGGGAGAATTACCAAGATCTTCATCACACACCTTCATGGAGACCATTTCTTTGGCCTTCCTGGGCTCCTCTGCACAATCAGCCTGCAGAGTGGCTCCATGGTGTCCAAACAGCCTATTGAAATCTATGGCCCTGTAGGGCTTCGGGACTTTATCTGGCGAACCATGGAACTCTCTCACACGGAGCTGGTCTTCCATTATGTGGTTCATGAACTGGTTCCTACAGCAGATCAATGTCCTGCAGAAGAACTAAAAGAATTTGCGCATGTGAATAGAGCAGACAGTCCTCCCAAAGAGGAACAAGGAAGAACTATCCTGTTAGACTCAGAAGAAAACTCATACCTTCTGTTTGATGATGAACAATTTGTTGTAAAAGCATTTCGCCTCTTTCACAGAATTCCCTCATTTGGGTTTTCAGTCGTGGAAAAGAAACGCCCAGGTAAACTCAATGCACAGAAACTTAAAGACCTTggtaagtgtttttttgttttttgttttttcccgcCTTCTCATCAATAGGGCTCCTGTTGACTGAAGCTATAAGAAATGTCATAGTAAGGCCAGgagttgtggctcacgcctgtaatcctagcactttgggaggccgaggtgggaggatcacttgagttcgggagttcaagaccagcctgggcaacatggcgaaaccccatctctactaaaaatacaaaaagtaactgggtgtggtgtcatgtgcctgtagtcccagctacttggggggctgaggcaggaggatcacttgaacctgggaggtcaaggctgcagtaagccaagatagtgttactatactccagcttgggtgacaaagcgaaactctgtctcaaaaaaaaaaaagtgtcatagTAAGCTTCCACTCCTCTATCCCAGGCCTGAAACTGACAATTTCTCCACTTAGTCCCTTTGTCCAAAGTTTGCTTATTAAGGAAAATCCATGGGGCCAAAAAATGCTATTTAGAGCAAAACCCAAGTATACATTTGAATCCTGTCTTCATCTCCCTGGATCCACATTCTTAGTCTGTCTTCACCTTATACTATCTTGGTTGGCAAGGTGATttgggtggtagtggtggtggttttAGGTCCAGgctttattttttcatgtcttcCCTTTGATACGTGTTTTTGATGACATCTTCGGTCTGAGAATTTTTGCCATCGTTCTTAACCTTACAACTGCAACCATGTGCTTTCAGAGTTTACTTCTGTATCTACTTTGCTTACTAATTTAACCTTGATTAAATTAATTTGGTATTCAAAACCCTGTGCCTCAACCAGTTTTAGATATCAGGGTTCATCGTAGTTGAAAGCAAGCATACAGAGGTGGGCTTGGGGCCCATCTAAGGCTTCACACCTCCTCTATGCTAAGCGCTAAGCCAGCATGCATGAGGGGATCTTTTCAGCACCTCTTGTGAGGTAGAGTCCAGGTACATTATATCTCCAGTGTCACTGCCTTCACAGGCATGCTGTGGCAGTGCCTGTAAAAAGCACAGtggcattttgtgtgtgtttgtttttttatttatgtgatcTCTTCCTCAACTAAAACAAAATGCTAGATAATGAGGAAAAGTGACTTAGGCCAAGGATATTTTTATTACCTGAAAGCCTGTGGAAATACTATTATATTTGGAAACTTTAAACATGATCTGTGTTGGAATTGGTGGTCATACTATACTAGTTTGTAAGTATTGTCCATAGTGATGATCAGGTCTTACTTTAAATTAATACGAGATTTAAGCCCACTTTGATAAATGTGGAACTGCCCCTGTCTGCCAAGAAGACTAATAATGTACAATTGCCTGAAAAAATGCTCCTTGATCTTGTAATACAAACAATCCTgctaacaatttttttattaagtTACTTTGTAGGTACTTGTTTTGACTAGGTGttgattatatcttttttttttttttttttttttttgaggcagtctcactctgttgtccaggctggagtgcagtggtgtgatctcagctcgctcactgcaacttctgccccctgggttaaagcaattcttgtgccttggcctcccatatagctgggactacaggtgtgcaccactgcacctgcctcggcctcgcacaatgctaggattacaggcatgagccagtgcacccagcctgACTATATCACTATTTAAATACACTCTCAAATTTTACCCAAAGGTGAGCTTATTAAATAAAGCACTCTCAAAAACTGTTGTTTCTGTGCACAGCAGAGAATCAAGAATGTTACAGTGACTACAATAAGGTCCTAGTGATACTTAGGAGACTAAAACTTGTCTGACATGTATGCATGGGAAATGTTTCAAGTACTAAGGCATTGCTAATATCAATCaacactgaaattttaaaaatgtataaatccaGTTTTCCACAAGTAGTAAAACATTTATAACAATTATGGATGCCTTTTCCATTAGCTATTTGCAATGCTGTTAAAATAGACTCTTGAAAAGTCATAAATTCCATTCCTATGATGTAATGTTATCTGCCTTCATCATTAGGTGTTCCACCAGGTCCTGCCTATGGGAAGCTGAAAAATGGAATTTCTGTTGTTCTGGAAAATGGGGTTACAATTTCTCCCCAAGATGTCTTAAAAAAGCCTATTGTTGGAAGAAAAATCTGCATATTGGGTGACTGCTCTGGGGTTGTGGGTGATGGAGGAGTAAAACTGTGCTTTGAAGCAGACCTGTTGATCCACGAAGCAACCCTGGATGATGCCCAGATGGACAAAGCAAAGGAGCATGGCCACAGCACACCACAGATGGCAGCAACATTTGCAAAGTTGTGCCGTGCAAAGAGGCTGGTTCTGACTCACTTCAGTCAGAGGTACAAACCAGTTGCCTTGGccagagaaggagaaacagaTGGCATTGCAGAACTAAAAAAGCAAGCTGAATCAGTGTTAGATCTCCAAGAAGTGACTCTAGCAGAAGATTTTATGGTGATAAGCATTCCAATCAAGAAATGAAACCAGTGTTCCTGAGTGCACACTGACAtgtctgtgaatatgttactgaACCTATAGtccagtttttttatttcttgttttagtcTGAAATTATTTGGGCCCTAATAATCCTAAAAAGAATGGAGCTGCATTGATGAATTGGCTCAGTATTTAAAGGGAGCAAACTTTTTGATAATAAatctttttaagagaaaaaaaacccagcatcCTTTTTGAAGTCCAGATTTGTCAAAATGATAGACTATTCAGTTATACATCTTATTTTGTGCTACTACCACAGATAGCCAATATTCCATGCAGTCCTGGGCTTAGCTTCTGCCCAGCTTTATTGCTGCTATTGGCAAAGAGCACAGGACTCAGCCCTCGTGGCTAAAAATGGTATTTTGGCAGTTTGTATTGAATCTGTTTGTGTTATTAACAGAAGAGGGAGAAATGTCATGAGACGTTGGACAGGCAGGATTGATGATAGCATGACCATAGCTTTGCTGGAATACTGAATGCAGGGTTTGGCTAGgtgtttattttaacattttattaaactttCTATTTGGGTCTTAACCCATGGTTCTCAGCTGGGGTGACACTGCTCCTCTAGAAGCAGGTTTGAAATTATGGGTATGTTTTCTTGTCACAGTGACTGAGTacggtggtggtagtggtggtacTACTACTACTGGTATTTAGTCAGCAGGGATAAGGGATGTTAGCTGTCCTGCAAAGTTTTGGTCAGTCATATACAATAAAGAATCATCTCACCCCGAAATGCAAATTGCAGGCCCATTGA is part of the Homo sapiens chromosome 18, GRCh38.p14 Primary Assembly genome and harbors:
- the ELAC1 gene encoding zinc phosphodiesterase ELAC protein 1 — its product is MSMDVTFLGTGAAYPSPTRGASAVVLRCEGECWLFDCGEGTQTQLMKSQLKAGRITKIFITHLHGDHFFGLPGLLCTISLQSGSMVSKQPIEIYGPVGLRDFIWRTMELSHTELVFHYVVHELVPTADQCPAEELKEFAHVNRADSPPKEEQGRTILLDSEENSYLLFDDEQFVVKAFRLFHRIPSFGFSVVEKKRPGKLNAQKLKDLGVPPGPAYGKLKNGISVVLENGVTISPQDVLKKPIVGRKICILGDCSGVVGDGGVKLCFEADLLIHEATLDDAQMDKAKEHGHSTPQMAATFAKLCRAKRLVLTHFSQRYKPVALAREGETDGIAELKKQAESVLDLQEVTLAEDFMVISIPIKK